A genomic segment from Aegilops tauschii subsp. strangulata cultivar AL8/78 chromosome 1, Aet v6.0, whole genome shotgun sequence encodes:
- the LOC109749477 gene encoding wax ester synthase/diacylglycerol acyltransferase 11, with protein sequence MDPPATADPAAGSPSPSTTSSSSSLRRRAALSVNTSAPAGGGRGMERKSKGADEGERDVERAAGSAPVSPAGRLFREAHFNCYIVALLGLGAPVDVAAARAGLEATLVRHPRFCSVQVSDDVKKNAKPRWVRTTVNLDDHVIFPDLDPAATSADPDRALEDYVSSLSTRPMDNSRPLWEFHVLDFPTSEAAGAVAIRMHHSLGDGVSLISLLTACTRSAADPARLPALPSPPPPRRSGGAALALAAWAWSLVALAWNTLVDVALFVATSWFLRDAPTPFLGSPGVEFRRKRFLNCTLSLDDVKLVKNAMKCTVNDVLVGVTSAALSRYYFRKIGDTSSDKRKPQKNIRMRSALLVNIRKTPGLHTLAQMMDPSKDNTVKWGNHIGYIVLPFHIAMHDDPLEYIRQGKKTADRKKRSLEAVFTYWSGNLVVKLLGIKAAAALCYGMFTNTTMSFSSLAGPTEKVEFYGHPIVYIATSVYGHPHALTVHFQSYMNIMKLVLAVDDEQFPDSHQLLDDFTESLRLVRQAASARS encoded by the exons ATGGACCCTCCCGCGACGGCCGATCCAGCAGccggctccccctccccctccaccacctcctcctcctcctcgctgcgGAGGCGCGCCGCGCTCTCCGTCAACACGTCCGCGCCGGCCGGCGGCGGCAGGGGCATGGAGCGGAAGAGCAAGGGGGCGGATGAGGGGGAGAGGGACGTGGagcgggcggcggggtcggcgccGGTGAGCCCTGCGGGGCGGCTGTTCCGGGAGGCGCACTTCAACTGCTACATCGTGGCCCTGCTGGGGCTGGGCGCGCCGGTGGACGTGGCGGCGGCCCGCGCCGGGCTGGAGGCCACGCTCGTCCGCCACCCACGCTTCTGCAGCGTCCAG GTGTCGGACGACGTAAAGAAGAACGCAAAGCCACGGTGGGTGCGGACCACGGTGAACCTGGACGACCACGTCATCTTCCCGGACCTGGACCCTGCCGCCACGTCGGCGGACCCGGACCGGGCCCTGGAGGACTACGTGTCCTCCCTGTCCACGCGGCCCATGGACAACTCCCGCCCGCTCTGGGAgttccacgtcctcgacttcccGACCTCCGAGGCGGCCGGCGCCGTCGCCATCCGCATGCACCACTCCCTCGGCGACGGCGTCTCGCTCATCTCGCTCCTCACCGCCTGCACCCGCAGCGCCGCCGACCCGGCCAGGCTGCCCGCGCTGCCGTCGCCCCCGCCCCCTCGCCGTTCCGGCGGCGCCGCCCTCGCGCTCGCCGCGTGGGCCTGGTCGCTCGTGGCGCTCGCGTGGAACACGCTGGTGGACGTGGCGCTCTTCGTGGCCACGTCGTGGTTCCTGCGCGACGCGCCCACGCCGTTCCTGGGGTCCCCCGGCGTCGAGTTCCGCCGCAAGCGCTTCCTCAACTGCACCCTCAGCCTCGACGACGTCAAGCTCGTCAAGAATGCCATGAAGTGT ACTGTGAATGATGTGCTGGTTGGCGTGACCTCTGCGGCGCTTTCGCGCTATTATTTCCGCAAGATCG GCGACACCAGCAGCGATAAGAGAAAGCCGCAGAAGAACATCCGCATGCGATCGGCGTTGCTCGTCAACATTCGGAAAACACCCGGCCTACAT ACATTGGCACAGATGATGGATCCCAGCAAGGACAACACTGTCAAATGGGGGAACCATATTGGTTACATTGTGCTCCCGTTCCATATAGCGATGCACGACGATCCTCTCGAGTACATCCGGCAGGGGAAAAAGACAGCGGACAGGAAGAAGAGATCTTTGGAAGCCGTCTTCACATATTGGAGTGGGAATCTAGTGGTGAAACTCCTCGGCATTAAG GCAGCCGCGGCTCTCTGCTATGGCATGTTCACTAACACCACCATGTCATTCTCAAGCCTGGCCGGACCTACCGAGAAGGTGGAGTTCTATGGTCATCCGATCGTCTATATTGCCACAAGTGTCTACGGGCATCCACAT GCTCTTACCGTGCATTTTCAAAGTTACATGAACATCATGAAGCTTGTCCTTGCGGTGGATGACGAGCAATTCCCGGACTCTCATCAACTATTGGATGACTTTACTGAGTCCCTCAGGCTTGTTCGTCAGGCAGCTTCAGCAAGATCGTAG